In one Stegostoma tigrinum isolate sSteTig4 chromosome 28, sSteTig4.hap1, whole genome shotgun sequence genomic region, the following are encoded:
- the thap3 gene encoding THAP domain-containing protein 3 isoform X2: MNNVGRAEFKPNQHTVICSEHFKPECFNTWGNRKNLKHNAVPTVFSYSEIMKQRHRARKKLKTATDVSKPEVTEERVETVPMATTSGGQENLPQAVPNKVAASEGSADHTYAATNLGMMKKRLFSALEKNEKLRKRLKVKQEEMRRMMKKWQAVKDELEDLRAKSLLTASGLNLAGIAQLQRCMN, from the exons ATGAACAATGTCGGAAGAGCAGAGTTCAAGCCTAACCAACATACTGTTATTTGCTCTGAGCATTTCAAACCAGAGTGTTTCAACACTTGGGGCAACCGAAAAAATCTGAAACATAATGCTGTACCCACAGTCTTCAGCTACTCTGAGATTATGAAG cAAAGACATCGAGCAAGGAAGAAGTTGAAAACAGCCACAGATGTGTCAAAGCCAGAAGTAACAGAAGAGAGGGTTGAGACG gtgcccatggccacaacAAGCGGAGGGCAGGAGAACCTGCCACAGGCAGTACCAAATAAAGTTGCTGCCTCTGAGGGGAGTGCTGACCACACCTACGCTGCCACCAACCTGGGCATGATGAAGAAGAGGTTGTTTTCTGCCCTGGAGAAAAATGAGAAGCTAAGGAAACGGCTGAAAGTGAAACAGGAGGAGATGAGAAGGATGATGAAGAAGTGGCAGGCAGTCAAAGACGAACTAGAGGATCTGAGAGCCAAAAGTCTGTTGACAGCCAGTGGACTGAACCTCGCAGGCATAGCCCAGCTACAGCGCTGTATGAATTAA